In one Alnus glutinosa chromosome 14, dhAlnGlut1.1, whole genome shotgun sequence genomic region, the following are encoded:
- the LOC133857845 gene encoding WAT1-related protein At5g64700-like isoform X1, producing MDAKKPYLAVILIQAIYAGMFLLSKAAFNGGMNSFVFVFYRQAAGTIFLAPIAVFFEWKKAVPLSFLTFCKIFLLSLFGITLSLDIYSMAIVYTSATLAAATTNCLPVTTFFLAVLLRMEVFKWKTTAGVAKLTGILVCMAGAATLAFYKGPHLKLIGGHHHLLGHPKIEGHHAPLPSSTAWIKGCFLFLLSNIFWGLWLVLQATVMKSYPPKLLFVTLQCFLSTIQSFAIAIAFERDPHQWKLGWNVRLVAVAYCGIIVTGVTYYLQACVLEKKGPVFLAMSTPLAFIMTMFSSAILLGEIITLGSLVGGLLLVGGLYSVLWGKSREHKANDVGNLTAAKVDSECSELKEVVPAKAPPLPLVV from the exons ATGGATGCAAAGAAGCCTTATTTAGCCGTGATTCTGATACAAGCAATATATGCGGGCATGTTCTTGCTGTCCAAGGCTGCATTCAATGGTGGTATGAACAGCTTCGTGTTTGTTTTCTATAGGCAAGCTGCGGGAACCATTTTCTTAGCTCCTATCGCTGTGTTCTTTgaatg GAAAAAGGCGGTTCCCTTATCATTTCTGACCTTCTGcaagatttttcttctttctctatttgG GATCACTTTAAGCTTGGATATCTACAGCATGGCAATTGTTTATACGTCAGCAACTTTGGCTGCTGCAACGACAAACTGCCTTCCTGTCACTACTTTCTTCTTGGCAGTATTACTCAG GATGGAGGTGTTCAAGTGGAAGACAACCGCCGGAGTTGCAAAGCTTACAGGCATACTAGTCTGCATGGCCGGAGCAGCGACCCTTGCCTTTTACAAGGGACCGCATTTGAAGCTCATCGGCGGCCATCATCACCTCTTGGGTCACCCTAAAATCGAAGGACACCATGCCCCTCTTCCTTCTAGCACAGCGTGGATAAAGGGTTGCttcctcttccttctttccAACATCTTCTGGGGCTTGTGGCTTGTTTTGCAG GCAACTGTCATGAAAAGCTACCCTCCAAAGCTTCTCTTCGTAACTCTTCAGTGCTTTCTGAGCACCATTCAGTCATTTGCCATTGCCATTGCTTTTGAAAGAGACCCTCATCAATGGAAGCTGGGTTGGAATGTCAGACTCGTAGCCGTAGCTTATTGT GGAATCATTGTGACTGGCGTTACATACTACTTGCAAGCATGTGTTCTTGAGAAGAAGGGACCAGTTTTTCTTGCCATGTCTACACCTTTGGCTTTCATCATGACAATGTTCTCTTCGGCAATTCTCTTAGGCGAGATCATTACCTTGGGGAG CCTCGTAGGTGGGCTCTTGCTGGTTGGAGGGCTATACAGTGTTTTGTGGGGGAAGAGTAGAGAGCATAAAGCGAATGATGTGGGTAATTTAACAGCTGCAAAAGTTGACAGCGAATGCTCAGAACTGAAAGAAGTTGTGCCTGCTAAAGCTCCGCCACTACCCTTAGTTGTGTAA
- the LOC133857845 gene encoding WAT1-related protein At5g64700-like isoform X2: protein MDAKKPYLAVILIQAIYAGMFLLSKAAFNGGMNSFVFVFYRKKAVPLSFLTFCKIFLLSLFGITLSLDIYSMAIVYTSATLAAATTNCLPVTTFFLAVLLRMEVFKWKTTAGVAKLTGILVCMAGAATLAFYKGPHLKLIGGHHHLLGHPKIEGHHAPLPSSTAWIKGCFLFLLSNIFWGLWLVLQATVMKSYPPKLLFVTLQCFLSTIQSFAIAIAFERDPHQWKLGWNVRLVAVAYCGIIVTGVTYYLQACVLEKKGPVFLAMSTPLAFIMTMFSSAILLGEIITLGSLVGGLLLVGGLYSVLWGKSREHKANDVGNLTAAKVDSECSELKEVVPAKAPPLPLVV from the exons ATGGATGCAAAGAAGCCTTATTTAGCCGTGATTCTGATACAAGCAATATATGCGGGCATGTTCTTGCTGTCCAAGGCTGCATTCAATGGTGGTATGAACAGCTTCGTGTTTGTTTTCTATAG GAAAAAGGCGGTTCCCTTATCATTTCTGACCTTCTGcaagatttttcttctttctctatttgG GATCACTTTAAGCTTGGATATCTACAGCATGGCAATTGTTTATACGTCAGCAACTTTGGCTGCTGCAACGACAAACTGCCTTCCTGTCACTACTTTCTTCTTGGCAGTATTACTCAG GATGGAGGTGTTCAAGTGGAAGACAACCGCCGGAGTTGCAAAGCTTACAGGCATACTAGTCTGCATGGCCGGAGCAGCGACCCTTGCCTTTTACAAGGGACCGCATTTGAAGCTCATCGGCGGCCATCATCACCTCTTGGGTCACCCTAAAATCGAAGGACACCATGCCCCTCTTCCTTCTAGCACAGCGTGGATAAAGGGTTGCttcctcttccttctttccAACATCTTCTGGGGCTTGTGGCTTGTTTTGCAG GCAACTGTCATGAAAAGCTACCCTCCAAAGCTTCTCTTCGTAACTCTTCAGTGCTTTCTGAGCACCATTCAGTCATTTGCCATTGCCATTGCTTTTGAAAGAGACCCTCATCAATGGAAGCTGGGTTGGAATGTCAGACTCGTAGCCGTAGCTTATTGT GGAATCATTGTGACTGGCGTTACATACTACTTGCAAGCATGTGTTCTTGAGAAGAAGGGACCAGTTTTTCTTGCCATGTCTACACCTTTGGCTTTCATCATGACAATGTTCTCTTCGGCAATTCTCTTAGGCGAGATCATTACCTTGGGGAG CCTCGTAGGTGGGCTCTTGCTGGTTGGAGGGCTATACAGTGTTTTGTGGGGGAAGAGTAGAGAGCATAAAGCGAATGATGTGGGTAATTTAACAGCTGCAAAAGTTGACAGCGAATGCTCAGAACTGAAAGAAGTTGTGCCTGCTAAAGCTCCGCCACTACCCTTAGTTGTGTAA